One genomic segment of Aquipluma nitroreducens includes these proteins:
- a CDS encoding 4Fe-4S dicluster domain-containing protein: MAKVIGAVVVDNEECKGCGLCVVACPQDVLSQNKQVNSRGYHYSFMKNPEACIGCSNCATVCPDTCITVYRVKL, encoded by the coding sequence ATGGCAAAAGTTATTGGAGCGGTAGTAGTTGACAACGAAGAGTGCAAGGGATGTGGTCTTTGTGTCGTTGCTTGTCCTCAGGATGTCCTGAGTCAAAACAAGCAGGTTAACAGCCGTGGATATCATTATTCGTTTATGAAAAACCCGGAAGCCTGCATCGGTTGTTCAAACTGTGCCACCGTTTGTCCCGACACTTGCATTACGGTTTACCGGGTAAAGTTATAA
- a CDS encoding 3-methyl-2-oxobutanoate dehydrogenase subunit VorB, whose translation MGELRLMKGNEVIAEAAIRCGCDGYFGYPITPQSEVMETLMDREPWNETGMVVLQAESEIASIHMVHGAAGSGKKVLTSSSSPGISLMAEGISYLAGAELPCLIVNVQRGGPGLGTIQPSQADYWQSTKGGGHGDYRLIVLAPSSVQEMNDFVELGFQLAFKYRNPAMILTDGVIGQMMEKVVLADYIPRLTDEEINEKYGSWVTNGRKHNRQRNIITSLEMDSVRMENNNLRLQKKYARMEEEDVLFEEILCEDAEYLLVAFGSSARICQKAVDQAREKGIKVGLLRPITLFPFPQKPIAKLAKQVKGMLVVEMNAGQMVEDVKLAAGCAIPVVHFGRMGGIIPSPGEVVEALEQKLIGG comes from the coding sequence ATGGGTGAATTAAGATTAATGAAGGGAAATGAGGTCATTGCCGAAGCAGCTATTCGTTGCGGTTGTGACGGTTATTTCGGATACCCCATAACTCCCCAATCGGAAGTAATGGAAACCCTGATGGATCGCGAACCCTGGAACGAAACCGGAATGGTTGTTCTTCAGGCTGAAAGTGAGATTGCTTCCATCCACATGGTTCACGGAGCAGCCGGCTCCGGGAAAAAAGTACTGACATCTTCTTCAAGCCCTGGAATTAGCTTAATGGCTGAAGGAATATCGTACCTCGCGGGAGCCGAATTACCCTGCCTGATTGTAAATGTTCAGCGTGGAGGTCCAGGCCTGGGAACGATCCAGCCATCGCAGGCCGACTATTGGCAATCGACCAAAGGCGGCGGGCACGGCGATTACCGCCTGATTGTTCTGGCACCATCTTCGGTTCAGGAAATGAACGACTTCGTTGAATTGGGCTTTCAACTAGCTTTCAAATACCGAAATCCGGCAATGATCCTGACGGATGGCGTAATTGGCCAGATGATGGAAAAAGTGGTTCTGGCCGATTATATTCCAAGATTGACCGACGAAGAAATCAATGAAAAATATGGTTCATGGGTAACCAACGGACGCAAGCATAACCGGCAGCGTAACATCATTACTTCTCTTGAAATGGATTCAGTAAGAATGGAGAACAACAACCTCCGCTTGCAGAAAAAATATGCCAGAATGGAAGAAGAAGATGTGCTTTTTGAAGAAATACTTTGTGAAGATGCCGAATACCTTTTGGTTGCATTTGGCTCTTCAGCAAGAATTTGTCAGAAGGCAGTCGACCAGGCTCGCGAGAAAGGTATTAAAGTTGGACTTTTACGCCCAATCACCTTATTCCCTTTCCCCCAAAAACCAATTGCAAAGCTTGCAAAACAAGTAAAAGGTATGCTGGTTGTTGAAATGAATGCCGGTCAAATGGTTGAAGATGTTAAGCTTGCCGCCGGATGTGCAATACCGGTTGTCCATTTTGGACGGATGGGAGGTATTATTCCAAGCCCGGGTGAAGTGGTTGAGGCCCTTGAACAAAAACTGATAGGAGGATAA
- a CDS encoding thiamine pyrophosphate-dependent enzyme, with protein MELADIINPNNLVYEKPKLLTENTMHYCPGCSHGVIHRLLAEVIEDMGIQDKTIGVSPVGCAVFAYNYLEIDWQEAAHGRAPAVATGISRTNPNKVVFTYQGDGDLASIGTAEIMHACNRGENMVVIFVNNGIYGMTGGQMAPTTLLGQVTATTPNGRDAGRNGYPLRITELIAQLPGTSYVTRQSVHTPATIRKCKKAIAKAFQAAIDKKGTSFVEVVSTCNMNWKMTPVKANEWMVENMFPFYVPGDLKDSSKNDPESYTPLKN; from the coding sequence ATGGAACTGGCAGATATTATTAATCCCAATAACCTGGTTTACGAAAAACCAAAATTACTGACAGAAAACACGATGCATTATTGCCCGGGCTGTAGCCATGGTGTAATTCATCGGCTGTTGGCCGAAGTCATCGAAGATATGGGCATTCAGGATAAAACCATTGGTGTTTCTCCGGTTGGATGTGCTGTTTTTGCATACAATTACCTTGAAATAGACTGGCAGGAAGCCGCTCATGGAAGAGCACCGGCTGTGGCCACCGGTATTTCCCGCACCAATCCCAACAAGGTCGTTTTCACTTACCAGGGCGACGGCGATTTGGCATCAATCGGAACCGCAGAAATTATGCACGCCTGTAACCGCGGCGAAAACATGGTTGTTATTTTCGTAAACAACGGAATCTATGGCATGACCGGCGGACAAATGGCTCCCACGACTCTGCTCGGACAGGTTACCGCCACTACACCCAACGGCCGCGATGCCGGCCGCAACGGATACCCGCTGAGAATCACAGAACTGATTGCCCAGTTACCCGGAACTTCATACGTCACCCGCCAGTCGGTCCATACTCCTGCAACCATTCGCAAATGCAAAAAGGCAATTGCAAAAGCATTTCAGGCTGCGATCGATAAAAAAGGAACATCGTTCGTTGAGGTGGTTTCAACCTGCAACATGAACTGGAAGATGACACCGGTAAAAGCCAACGAATGGATGGTCGAAAACATGTTCCCCTTCTACGTTCCCGGCGATTTGAAGGACAGTTCGAAGAATGATCCTGAAAGTTATACACCACTTAAAAACTAA
- a CDS encoding 2-oxoacid:acceptor oxidoreductase family protein, with product MTEEIIIAGFGGQGVLSMGKILAYSGVMADQEVAWFPSYGPEMRGGTANVTVILSESRISSPVLNEYDTAIILNQQSMDKFEAMVKPGGVLIYDPNGIIHPPKRTDINIYKIEGTLIAAELGNVKTFNMVVLGAYLKAKPVVKMESVEKGLQKSLPTRHHYLIPMNLEAVQKGFESLELVQAV from the coding sequence ATGACCGAAGAAATCATTATAGCCGGATTTGGCGGACAAGGCGTACTCTCAATGGGAAAAATATTAGCCTATTCGGGCGTGATGGCCGATCAGGAAGTGGCCTGGTTTCCATCGTATGGTCCTGAAATGCGCGGTGGAACAGCCAACGTAACCGTGATCCTGAGCGAAAGCCGCATCAGCTCACCAGTTCTGAACGAATACGACACAGCCATTATCCTGAATCAGCAATCGATGGACAAATTTGAAGCGATGGTAAAACCTGGAGGCGTATTAATTTACGACCCTAACGGAATTATCCATCCGCCCAAACGTACCGACATTAACATCTACAAAATTGAAGGAACATTGATCGCTGCCGAACTGGGCAACGTAAAAACCTTCAATATGGTGGTTTTGGGCGCCTACCTGAAAGCCAAACCAGTGGTAAAAATGGAAAGTGTTGAAAAGGGGTTGCAGAAATCGCTTCCAACACGCCATCACTACCTGATTCCGATGAACCTCGAAGCCGTACAAAAAGGATTCGAAAGTCTGGAGTTGGTGCAGGCCGTTTAA